The Patescibacteria group bacterium genomic sequence CGCGTCACGTTCGTCGACCCCGAGGTGGCATCGGTCGGGTTCACGGCCGAGGAAGCCAAGGCCAAGTTCAAGCTCAAGAAGGTGCTCGTGGGCCGGTTTCCGATCCAGGCGCTCGGCCGCGCGGCCACGGATCATGCGGCGGAGGGGATGGTGAAGCTCGTCGCGCACCCGAAGACGGGCAAGCTCCTCGGCGGCCATATCGTCGCCGAGCGCGCCGGGGAGATGATCCACGAGGTCGCCCTCGCCATCCACCTGGGCGCGACGGCGGAGAAGCTGGGTTCGATGATTCATGCATATCCGACGTATAGCGAAGCGGTTTTGGCAGCGGCGAACAGCCTGGTCACTGAGTGACCTTGTGCTATACTTTCGCCCATTATGGCTGGAAAGGAAGTGGTGCTAGACATCGAGACGGCGAATACGTTCCAGGAGGTGGGAGCCTATGACCATTCGAAATTGATCATTTCGGTCATTGGAGTCTATTTCTACGAGAACGACGAATACAAGGCGTACGAGGTGCCCGAACTCGCGGAGCTCTGGCCCAGGCTCGAACGGGCCGACCGCATCATCGGGTTCAATACGCTCGGGTTCGATTTGCCGGTGATGAATAACTATTACCCGGGCAATTTGATGACGTTTTGCAATTTGGACCTCATGGCCGAGGTGGAAAAGGCGCTCGGTCACCGCATGAAGCTCGACGACCTCGCGAGCGCGAGCCTCGGACACGGCAAGACCGGTCACGGGCTGCAGGCCGTGGAGTGGTGG encodes the following:
- a CDS encoding helicase, translated to MAGKEVVLDIETANTFQEVGAYDHSKLIISVIGVYFYENDEYKAYEVPELAELWPRLERADRIIGFNTLGFDLPVMNNYYPGNLMTFCNLDLMAEVEKALGHRMKLDDLASASLGHGKTGHGLQAVEWWKQGRKEDVKKYCLDDVRVTKELYEYGLKYKALAYEDRLGGRKGIPVDFSPKAHEATKINLTMPF